The genomic stretch TTGTTTGAATGGAGTGAAAATGACCAAACGCGACGCAATCTTCCCCGCCGGCCGGCAGGCTCTCTACGACATCAACCGCTATTCGGCGGCGATCCGCTCGGGGGACCTTCTGTTCGTCTCCGGCCAGGTCGGCAGCCGCGAGGACGGCTCACCCGAGCCCGTCTTCGAAAAGCAGGTCCAGCTTGCCTTCGACAATCTCGCGGCCGTGCTGAAGGCCGCCGGCTGCACGTTCGACGACATTGTCGACGTCACCACGTTCCACACCGATCCCGCCGCGCAGTGGCAGGCGATCGACGCCGTCCGCCTGAAAGTGTTCGGCGAACCGCCCTATACGAACTGGACCGCGGTGGGCGTCAACTGGCTGGCCGGCTTCGACTTCGAGATAAAGGTCATCGCGCGCATC from Mesorhizobium sp. 113-3-3 encodes the following:
- a CDS encoding RidA family protein, encoding MTKRDAIFPAGRQALYDINRYSAAIRSGDLLFVSGQVGSREDGSPEPVFEKQVQLAFDNLAAVLKAAGCTFDDIVDVTTFHTDPAAQWQAIDAVRLKVFGEPPYTNWTAVGVNWLAGFDFEIKVIARIPEPA